The nucleotide sequence GTGGGAGACGGCCAAACCGCAGGTGGTCCGCAATCACCCAGGCATCGATGCGGTCGTTTTTGGGAAGGTGGTCATACGCCTTCTTGAAACGAGCCACTCTCCGCGCGTTTAAGACGTGAATCTGAGCGTCGAGGTGTGGTGCATGGTCCTCGAGTTGTTGTTTGAGGTAATGGGCCAGATGCCAGCCGAGGTTGGCTGTCGCCTCCATGCCGACAACGACGCGATCCATGTGCTTGGTCTCTGTGATCTCCAAGACCTTGTGAATGAGAGTGTCGGCTCCCTGTGGGTCATTGGAGATCTGAAACGAGGCCAAGTTCTGACCGGCCTCATCCATAAATTGAATATGGTGGGCCTTCAAGCTCACGTCGATCCCAACATGCAGTTTCGGCAACGGATTCACCTCCGTTCGGGGAAGAGTCAAGCCAGTCCCGGACCTGGGTGCCCGTGGGAACCACCGACCTCAGCCTCGTCATCAGCACTCAGCCATCCGGATGTCAATTGCGGGCCACTACACCCCATCCGGGATGGAGGTGCAACCAGTGGTTAGAGCATGGGTGGTGGATCCTGGGTAGCAGGCTTTCCACAGCAGTACCAAACGGTCCGCAAGGAGGGGAAGAAATCTCCCGAGAAAGACTTGCTGATCCCATTGTCCCACAGGCAGGCCGGGCTGTCGAAATCTCCACCGACCAAACACGTTGGGGCTTCCCCCGACTGGAGGTGGAGAGATATGGAATTATCAAGGAACAAAGGCATGACAAAGAAACGGAGTGACGGTTGTGCAACTCCAAGACCAAACGCGATGGATTCAATAACCAACGGCGATGGGAACTTCCCCATCCAGATGATCCACAAACATGGCCAGACCAAGACACGCCGACAACCGACCTACACCAACAGATGTGGATGGGGAAGCCCACCACCTCCACCCCTATGAGCAGCTGTCTCATAGGGATGGATAAAAGAGCCGGCTCTGGAAGTTCTCCAGCGCTGCTCCAGCAGTTCCGGACCTACTGGAAATTCAACGAAGAAGACCTTCTACTACTATCATACGAGGAGGGGAATCGATGTCATTTCTTGCAGAAACCTTGGCATTCAATCGAGAATTCGTCCAGAACCGCAGCTATTCGGAGATCCCGCAATCAAAATACCCCAAGAAAAAGGTTCTGGTGGTCACCTGTATGGACGCCCGGCTGGTCGAATTGTTGCCCCGGGCGATGAATCTGCACAATGGAGACGCGAAGTTTGTCAAAACGGCCGGGGCGCTGATTTCTCACCCCTTTGGCGGGGCGATGCGGAGCATCATGGTGGGCGTGTATCAGCTTGGCGTGGAAGAAATTCTCGTGATCGGGCACCACGATTGCGGCATGATCGGATTGCGGCCCGAACGGGTTTTGGAGCGGGCCCAGACCCGGGGGATTCCCCCGGAACGGTTGGACACGCTGAAGGGGGCGGGCATCGATCTTGAAGGTTGGCTGACGGGATTTGACCGGGTTGAAGAGGCCGTGGCCCACAGTGTGGAGATGATCCGCCAACATCCGCTGATTCCGCGGGATCTCCCCGTTCACGGTCTGGTGGTGGACCCGACCACGGGCCAGCTCGAGGTGCTCATCGACGGGTATAACATGTGACGGCTCAGCCTTGAGCTGCCGGGGGCACCTTCGAGAACATTGTGGGGTGAAGATGACGGATCAACAGCTGGGCACCCTGGAATCGTACATCGCTGATCAAGGGATGGATCCGGCGGTCGCGGCAAAGAAGTGGATCGGTGAGAACCAGAGTGTGGTAGACGGCTGGTTGGGGCAGTGATGGAGAGTCTGCGGAAGGGAGAACGAGCAGGCGCTTGCGAGAGAGCAGGGGCCTGCGCCGCCCCCTTGTTCACTCGCTTTTTTCTTTCACAAGCCCGTGTTTGTACGCGTAGATCACCGCTTGGGTGCGGTCTTCCACCTGCAGTTTATCCAAAATATTCGTAACGTGGAATTTAACGGTCTTCACACCGATGTGCAGGGCGTCCGCCACTTCCTGGTTCGAGTATCCTTCGGCGAGAAGGAGCAGGACCTCCCGCTCCCGGTCGGTCAATTGTTCGTGGAGGGGTCGCTCATTCTGGCCGTCGGGCCGGCGCACCCGAGCCATCACTTTGGCCGCCACCTGGGCCTCCAGTACGGACTGCCCTTGCACAGCAGCTCGGATCGCCTGGGCGATCTCCGCCGCCCGGGAGGTCTTCAATAAGTAGCTGAAGGCCCCTGCTTCTAGGGCTGGATAAATTTTATCGTCGTCCACATAACTGGTAAGGACGATGATTTTACAATCGGGCAACCGTTCCAGAATCCGGCGGCTGGTTTCAATCCCGTCGATGGGCTCCATGACCAGATCCATGAGTACCACATCGGGCTGGTACTCCATGGCCAGGCGGACGCCCTCTTCCCCGTCCGCCGCTTCGCCCACCACTTCCATGTCTTCTTCCGTCCCCAGGACGGCGGCCAGGCCGATCCGGACCATCTCATGGTCGTCCACCAACAATACGCGGATTTTTCTTTCTTCCGGTTCCACTTGGTGTTCTCCTTTCCGCGGGGTTAGGCCAGCAAGGGGATGCGGACGTCGATCCGCGTCCCTTGGCCCGGGGCGGTCACAAGGTGAAACGTTCCCCCGATGGTGTGGACGCGCTCCCGAATACTGGAAAGTCCATAGGAGGCGTGTTTGTTCTCCCCGCTGTCGAAGCCGACGCCATTGTCCTGGATCTGCAGCCGGACCATCCGGGGTCGCCGCACTAACGCCACCTCCAGGCGGGTGGCTTTGGCGTGACGCAACACGTTGGATAGGGCCTCCTGGGCGATTCGAAACAACTGCTCCTCGATCCCCGGAGGGAGGCGGAGGGTCTCATCGATCCGCCACACGATGTCCAACGGGAGCTTTGCCCGGAATTCTTGAAGCAGTTCGATCAAGGCTTGGGCTAGGTGCTTGCCCTCCAGGTGTACCGGACGCAGGTGCAGGAGCAGGGCCCGCATCTCCGATTGGGCCACCGACGCCATTTCCTCAATGAGACGGATCTGTTGCCGGGCCCGGTCGGGGTCTTGGTCAAAACTACGAGCCACGGCGGTGGCGGTCATAGAAATCGCAAACAGCTGTTGACTGACGGCGTCGTGGAGTTCCCGGGCCAAGCGCTGCCGTTCTTCCGCGATGGCGCTCTGTCGCACCTGAGCCGCCAACTCGGCGTTGTGGGAAGAGAGCCGCTGCAAGGAATGGACCTGCTCTTTCCACAACGCCCGGATATGGGCGAGGTGTTGGGCCAAGCGCCCGATTTCGTCCTCTCCCAGGAATGGGATCTCGGGGGCAAAATCCCCTTTTTCCATGTATACCATGATGTCCTTCACCCGGTCCAGTCGGGCGACGACAGGGTGGGTCATCCAGTAGCCGAAAAGAACGCCGCTCGAGAGGGCGATGGCCAGGGCGGTGAGTCCCGGGACCAGGTAAGCGTGCCACCCATCCCATGACGGGAAGCCGAGATACATGGAGAGGACATAGAATTGAAGACCGCTTAACACCAAACTGAAAACCAGCCCCTGCCCCATGGCCCGCCAAATCATATCGGTCAATCGCTTGGACATGGCGAACTTCCTTCCTGGGTCACACCTGTTTGATTTCAATATCCCCCATCACCAAGACGATGCGAAAGTGGAATCTGTACCGGCTCTGCTCATAAAACGGGGACTTCCACTTAACGCGGTTGATCAGCCCTTCATCCCGCCGCCCCGGGACTTCCACCCGCCCGAAGAGGGTGGAGGCTTCGACCACAGCTCCGGCGTCCTCGGGCAGCCAAATCTCCACCTTGGCGGCGAGATTTTGGATCATCCAAAAAGTTTCAGGTTTCTCTCCCACCGCCAGGTTGAAATCGATATGGTATTCTCCGATCGCCCCGAGAAAGCCCTGGTCCTGCAGGAGCCAGGGTCGGGACTCCAGCCGAACGCTGTGCAGCGGCCTCCTGTACAGATACGGAATCCGGCGCCGTTCCCGACGGGGGACGTGCAACCAAAACCAACTGGCCAGGAGGACGACAGA is from Kyrpidia tusciae DSM 2912 and encodes:
- a CDS encoding beta-class carbonic anhydrase; protein product: MSFLAETLAFNREFVQNRSYSEIPQSKYPKKKVLVVTCMDARLVELLPRAMNLHNGDAKFVKTAGALISHPFGGAMRSIMVGVYQLGVEEILVIGHHDCGMIGLRPERVLERAQTRGIPPERLDTLKGAGIDLEGWLTGFDRVEEAVAHSVEMIRQHPLIPRDLPVHGLVVDPTTGQLEVLIDGYNM
- a CDS encoding response regulator; its protein translation is MEPEERKIRVLLVDDHEMVRIGLAAVLGTEEDMEVVGEAADGEEGVRLAMEYQPDVVLMDLVMEPIDGIETSRRILERLPDCKIIVLTSYVDDDKIYPALEAGAFSYLLKTSRAAEIAQAIRAAVQGQSVLEAQVAAKVMARVRRPDGQNERPLHEQLTDREREVLLLLAEGYSNQEVADALHIGVKTVKFHVTNILDKLQVEDRTQAVIYAYKHGLVKEKSE
- a CDS encoding HAMP domain-containing sensor histidine kinase encodes the protein MSKRLTDMIWRAMGQGLVFSLVLSGLQFYVLSMYLGFPSWDGWHAYLVPGLTALAIALSSGVLFGYWMTHPVVARLDRVKDIMVYMEKGDFAPEIPFLGEDEIGRLAQHLAHIRALWKEQVHSLQRLSSHNAELAAQVRQSAIAEERQRLARELHDAVSQQLFAISMTATAVARSFDQDPDRARQQIRLIEEMASVAQSEMRALLLHLRPVHLEGKHLAQALIELLQEFRAKLPLDIVWRIDETLRLPPGIEEQLFRIAQEALSNVLRHAKATRLEVALVRRPRMVRLQIQDNGVGFDSGENKHASYGLSSIRERVHTIGGTFHLVTAPGQGTRIDVRIPLLA
- the liaF gene encoding cell wall-active antibiotics response protein LiaF, which codes for MDRRRRNTALLFLACGLYLLLFRHVGLAEQLAILLLVLGILGLRKTSLRRLAGLLIVLGILLLIGWHLVPIASVVLLASWFWLHVPRRERRRIPYLYRRPLHSVRLESRPWLLQDQGFLGAIGEYHIDFNLAVGEKPETFWMIQNLAAKVEIWLPEDAGAVVEASTLFGRVEVPGRRDEGLINRVKWKSPFYEQSRYRFHFRIVLVMGDIEIKQV